A genomic segment from Aegilops tauschii subsp. strangulata cultivar AL8/78 chromosome 1, Aet v6.0, whole genome shotgun sequence encodes:
- the LOC141040785 gene encoding subtilisin-like protease 1: MATPHVSGLMALLKRVSADDDSLHPRQQRGAHPAALYATGVGHVDLARAMDPGLAYGINKAQYIGYLCSNLGEMAMRPVSRNSSGLCSDHEGVPQEQLNYPSIVVTLFQQQQLVVRTLTNLQTGGVQGGGGHAQFGVGRRGTRRAHFHVAETEAVLLHLSRPDTQVILFIGMQL, encoded by the exons ATGGCCACGCCCCATGTGAGCGGGCTCATGGCACTTCTAAAGAGG GTCAGCGCTGATGATGACAGCCTCCACCCGAGACAACAGCGGGGGGCACATCCTGCTGCCCTCTACGCGACAGGCGTTGGCCACGTCGACTTGGCCAGGGCCATGGACCCTGGCCTGGCCTACGGCATCAACAAAGCACAGTACATAGGCTACTTGTGCTCCAACTTGGGCGAGATGGCGATGCGGCCCGTTAGCCGCAACAGCTCCGGTCTGTGCTCCGATCATGAAGGTGTGCCCCAAGAACAACTCAACTATCCAAGCATCGTCGTGACCTTgttccagcagcagcagctcgtGGTCAGGACACTGACCAACCTGCAAACCGGAGGTGTACAAGGTGGCGGTGGCCATGCCCAGTTTGGTGTTGGTCGACGTGGAACCCGCCGAGCTCACTTTCACGTTGCTGAGACAGAAGCAGTCCTACTCCATCTGAGTCGCCCCGATACCCAAG TTATATTATTCATTGGTATGCAGCTGTAA